From one Luteipulveratus mongoliensis genomic stretch:
- a CDS encoding ABC transporter ATP-binding protein, translating into MTVVGTQGLTMQYPRVRALDELTLTIPEGITGVVGVNGAGKSTLIKVLLGLLAPTSGSAQVLGLDPQTHGAAVRERVGYMPEHDVLPADVSAAEFVMHMGMMSGLPKAAARERTSDVLRHVGLAEERHRPMGGYSTGMRQRAKLAQAIVHDPQLVFLDEPTNGLDPRARDEMLDLIGRIGHDFGISVAVTSHLLGELERTADHIVVLDAGQLLRASDTSALTLSTGTILVEVLGPTDANQQVGQALVDRGVTAWPSGDKIEVRVDDPKVLDTVRDVVVDLGFGLVRIQEVHHTLEEVFQRQGGPA; encoded by the coding sequence ATGACGGTGGTGGGGACGCAGGGGCTCACCATGCAATATCCCCGGGTGCGCGCGCTCGATGAGCTGACGCTGACCATCCCCGAAGGCATCACGGGAGTCGTCGGGGTCAACGGCGCTGGCAAGTCCACGCTCATCAAGGTGCTGCTCGGACTGCTGGCTCCGACGTCCGGCTCGGCGCAGGTGCTGGGGCTGGATCCGCAGACTCACGGGGCGGCGGTGCGCGAGCGTGTCGGCTACATGCCTGAGCACGACGTGCTGCCCGCTGATGTGTCCGCCGCCGAGTTCGTCATGCACATGGGCATGATGTCGGGCCTTCCGAAGGCCGCCGCTCGCGAACGCACCTCCGACGTGCTGCGCCACGTCGGTCTGGCCGAGGAGCGGCACCGGCCCATGGGCGGCTACTCCACCGGCATGCGGCAGCGGGCCAAGCTCGCGCAGGCAATCGTGCACGACCCCCAGCTGGTCTTTCTCGACGAGCCGACCAACGGCCTCGACCCTCGCGCCCGCGACGAGATGCTTGACCTGATCGGGCGCATCGGGCACGACTTCGGCATCTCGGTCGCCGTCACGAGCCACCTGCTCGGCGAGCTGGAGCGCACGGCCGACCACATCGTCGTCCTGGACGCCGGGCAGCTGCTGCGTGCCTCCGACACCAGCGCCCTCACGCTGAGCACCGGCACGATCCTGGTCGAGGTCCTCGGACCGACGGACGCCAACCAGCAGGTCGGGCAGGCCCTGGTCGATCGAGGAGTGACCGCGTGGCCCTCCGGCGACAAGATCGAGGTCCGGGTCGACGACCCGAAGGTGCTGGACACGGTGCGTGACGTCGTCGTCGATCTCGGGTTCGGCCTCGTGCGGATCCAGGAGGTCCACCACACACTCGAAGAGGTCTTCCAACGTCAGGGCGGCCCCGCATGA
- a CDS encoding endonuclease, giving the protein MRTRSTIKRSLATLGVLALATTPAAFGQGAYASPHPTVAQAAAAAPLTVAQAIGTQTSAVQPVRGYIVGQPTATTTVVRSGFPNDYAIALADSPSETSTAKMLYVQLPSALRAAWGLKSHPGNLGKQVDATGALSAYFSHPGMKDASSIAATGSTDPGDPGDPPPSDPGSYYDGTGGLSGAALKAKLHEIISKQTVLSYDGVWDALKDTDQDPNNSNNVIEVYSGTSTPKSNNGGGVDNWNREHVWAKSHGDFGTTPGPGTDVHHLRPEDVSVNADRGNLDFDNGGGAVDQCPGCASDSDSWQPRDAVKGDVARMIFYMAVRYDGTDAFADLEVNDKVNNGTAPNIGKVSVLKQWSQEDPPDAFEQRRNEVIFTTWQHNRNPFIDHPEWVASIF; this is encoded by the coding sequence ATGCGGACGCGTTCCACCATCAAACGCAGTCTCGCCACTCTTGGCGTCCTTGCTCTCGCGACGACACCCGCCGCGTTCGGCCAAGGGGCGTACGCCAGCCCGCACCCGACCGTGGCCCAGGCCGCGGCCGCCGCACCGCTGACGGTCGCGCAGGCGATCGGCACGCAGACCAGCGCGGTCCAACCCGTGCGCGGCTACATCGTGGGCCAGCCCACTGCGACCACCACGGTGGTCCGGTCCGGCTTCCCCAACGACTACGCCATCGCGCTCGCGGACTCGCCGAGCGAGACCAGCACCGCCAAGATGCTGTACGTCCAGCTCCCGAGCGCGTTGCGTGCGGCCTGGGGTCTGAAGTCGCATCCGGGCAACCTCGGCAAGCAGGTCGACGCCACGGGCGCGCTCTCGGCGTACTTCTCCCACCCGGGGATGAAGGACGCCTCGTCGATCGCCGCCACCGGCAGCACCGACCCGGGCGACCCCGGTGACCCGCCCCCGAGCGACCCGGGCAGCTACTACGACGGCACGGGCGGCCTGTCCGGCGCGGCGCTGAAGGCCAAGCTCCACGAGATCATCAGCAAGCAGACGGTGCTGTCGTACGACGGTGTCTGGGACGCGTTGAAGGACACCGACCAGGACCCGAACAACAGCAACAACGTCATCGAGGTCTACAGCGGCACGTCGACACCGAAGTCGAACAACGGTGGTGGCGTTGATAACTGGAACCGCGAGCACGTCTGGGCCAAGAGCCACGGCGACTTCGGCACGACACCCGGCCCGGGCACCGACGTACACCACCTGCGTCCCGAGGACGTGTCGGTCAACGCCGACCGCGGCAACCTCGACTTCGACAACGGCGGCGGCGCGGTCGACCAGTGCCCCGGCTGCGCGTCCGACTCCGACTCCTGGCAGCCGCGCGACGCGGTCAAGGGTGACGTGGCGCGGATGATCTTCTACATGGCGGTCCGCTACGACGGCACGGACGCGTTCGCCGACCTCGAGGTCAACGACAAGGTCAACAACGGCACCGCGCCCAACATCGGCAAGGTGTCGGTGCTGAAGCAGTGGAGCCAGGAGGACCCGCCCGACGCGTTCGAGCAGCGTCGCAACGAGGTCATCTTCACGACCTGGCAGCACAACCGGAACCCGTTCATCGACCACCCGGAGTGGGTCGCCTCGATCTTCTGA